A single Natrinema pellirubrum DSM 15624 DNA region contains:
- a CDS encoding BCCT family transporter — MNVGRLLGLEDASRGEMALFFVTMGVMLSLGIVGFLRPSALSSALIGAKSWVLVYFGWWFILLGFVLLVAATAFTASRYGRIRIGGPDAEPEFDRFSWLSMVFTVGFGASVLIWGVAEPVSIVQYPPPDPAPVQNASTESMALAFMFIHEVFPGLAMWYLPVAIAFGIAVYTDGIGEYKISSMLAGVVDKGRIPGLYWLVDLAAMIATIGGIATTLGFSAQTMSAILSGVFGLEARILTYAVFALIGLVFLGDVWLGLRKGIRNAARATVVLIGVAMALLVVIGPTLYMLELHLDATGVWLSNLFRLSLYTAPGAEGNWAADWTGFWWAWWAAWSIFVGSFVARVSKGRTVRELFAVLVLVPTLFTWIQHGLIGGWALAPGYQAPIAEALAASGNPAAIAKALEITPYGTILAVLFVFIIAGYIITSLDSAVFMISAITLGDENPNPRNRAWWGALLAVFGMMSLELEEFSAIESLSVTMALPFSLFLLLVLYGSYVVARNYVRDNETPVSEPPTRRQRPVSESVSDDD, encoded by the coding sequence ATGAACGTCGGTCGGCTCCTCGGCCTCGAGGACGCCTCGCGGGGAGAGATGGCCCTGTTTTTCGTGACGATGGGCGTGATGCTCTCGCTTGGGATCGTTGGATTCCTGCGGCCGTCGGCATTGAGTAGTGCGCTCATTGGGGCGAAAAGCTGGGTCCTCGTCTACTTCGGCTGGTGGTTCATCCTGCTTGGGTTCGTCCTGCTGGTCGCCGCGACCGCGTTCACGGCCTCGCGGTACGGCCGGATCCGGATCGGCGGCCCCGACGCCGAGCCCGAATTCGATCGCTTCTCGTGGCTATCGATGGTCTTTACCGTCGGGTTCGGCGCGTCAGTCCTCATCTGGGGCGTGGCGGAACCGGTTTCGATCGTCCAGTATCCCCCGCCGGATCCCGCGCCGGTCCAGAACGCGTCCACCGAGTCGATGGCGCTCGCGTTCATGTTCATCCACGAGGTGTTCCCGGGGCTGGCGATGTGGTATCTCCCCGTCGCGATCGCCTTCGGGATCGCGGTCTACACGGACGGCATCGGCGAGTACAAGATCAGTTCGATGCTTGCCGGCGTCGTCGACAAGGGCCGAATCCCGGGCCTCTACTGGCTGGTCGATCTGGCGGCGATGATCGCCACGATCGGCGGCATCGCGACGACGCTCGGGTTCAGCGCACAGACGATGTCCGCGATCCTCAGCGGCGTCTTCGGCCTCGAGGCGCGGATCCTCACCTACGCGGTGTTCGCGCTGATCGGGCTGGTCTTCCTCGGTGACGTCTGGCTCGGCCTCCGGAAGGGGATCCGTAACGCGGCCCGGGCGACGGTGGTCCTCATCGGCGTCGCGATGGCCCTACTCGTGGTGATCGGGCCGACGCTGTACATGCTCGAACTCCACCTCGACGCGACCGGCGTCTGGCTCAGCAACCTGTTCCGGCTGTCGCTGTACACCGCGCCGGGGGCCGAGGGCAACTGGGCGGCCGACTGGACCGGCTTCTGGTGGGCCTGGTGGGCCGCCTGGAGTATCTTCGTCGGGAGTTTCGTCGCTCGCGTCTCGAAGGGCCGCACGGTCAGGGAACTGTTCGCCGTCCTCGTGCTGGTCCCGACGCTGTTCACCTGGATCCAGCACGGTCTCATCGGCGGCTGGGCGCTCGCACCGGGGTATCAAGCTCCAATCGCGGAGGCACTGGCCGCCTCGGGCAATCCCGCAGCCATCGCGAAAGCCCTCGAGATCACGCCGTATGGAACGATTCTCGCCGTACTCTTCGTCTTCATCATCGCCGGCTACATCATTACCTCGCTCGACTCGGCGGTGTTTATGATTTCGGCGATCACGCTCGGCGACGAGAACCCGAACCCGCGAAACCGCGCGTGGTGGGGTGCCTTGCTCGCCGTCTTCGGGATGATGTCACTCGAACTCGAGGAGTTCAGCGCCATCGAGTCGCTGTCGGTGACGATGGCGCTGCCGTTCTCGCTGTTCCTGTTGCTCGTCCTGTACGGCAGCTACGTCGTCGCCAGAAACTACGTTCGCGACAACGAGACGCCGGTCTCGGAGCCGCCGACTCGCCGTCAGCGGCCGGTCTCCGAGAGCGTCTCCGACGACGACTGA
- a CDS encoding NRDE family protein, with the protein MCTLTLAWQVFEEAPVAVAANRDEAVGRPSEPPGVYREEPLIVAPRDAEAGGTWIGYNEHGVFVGLTNKWATADLAGERSRGLLVADALEARSAAEARSIVADATDADGYSGFYLVAADADEAFCYQWDGDLTLTEFEPGVHVVVNVAVNDDVDVPADRAAVGQAQADNARAVRDALAPASGETVGDWLERGAAVLSDHDYGVCIHEDGFGTRSSSLLALGPETARYEFAPGPPCRTSYESVSLPERVSGAADADGTDPAIDGEGHI; encoded by the coding sequence GTGTGTACGCTCACGCTCGCTTGGCAGGTCTTCGAGGAGGCACCGGTCGCCGTCGCCGCGAACCGTGACGAGGCGGTCGGCCGGCCATCCGAACCGCCGGGCGTCTACCGCGAGGAACCGCTGATCGTTGCGCCGCGTGACGCCGAGGCCGGCGGCACTTGGATCGGCTACAACGAACACGGCGTCTTCGTCGGCCTCACGAACAAGTGGGCCACCGCCGATCTCGCCGGCGAGCGCTCTCGGGGGCTGCTCGTCGCCGACGCCCTCGAGGCGCGCTCGGCCGCCGAAGCCCGCTCGATCGTGGCGGACGCGACCGATGCCGACGGGTACAGCGGGTTCTATCTGGTTGCCGCCGACGCCGACGAGGCGTTTTGCTACCAGTGGGACGGCGACCTCACGCTGACCGAGTTCGAGCCCGGCGTCCACGTCGTCGTCAACGTCGCGGTCAACGACGACGTCGACGTCCCGGCGGACCGAGCGGCGGTCGGCCAAGCGCAGGCGGACAACGCTCGAGCGGTCCGGGATGCGCTCGCGCCGGCATCGGGCGAGACCGTCGGCGACTGGCTCGAGCGCGGGGCCGCGGTGCTTTCGGACCACGATTACGGCGTCTGCATTCATGAGGACGGGTTCGGAACCCGCTCGTCATCGCTGCTCGCGCTCGGTCCCGAGACGGCGCGATACGAGTTCGCGCCGGGACCGCCCTGTCGGACGAGCTACGAGTCGGTCTCTCTCCCCGAACGCGTGTCGGGAGCCGCCGACGCCGACGGAACGGACCCGGCGATCGACGGCGAAGGGCACATTTAA
- a CDS encoding helix-turn-helix transcriptional regulator: MSVSAAEAELTEAERAGLELVRESGGIHQSDFWKELDVSSRKGSRIVESLVEKELVDREETVYEGHNTYYISPTARDLDFTLLMAGDMLSPFIGEEEVDPNSDAFSQWIMNLAYEE, from the coding sequence GTGAGCGTGTCCGCGGCCGAAGCCGAACTCACCGAGGCCGAGCGCGCGGGCCTCGAACTCGTCCGCGAGTCCGGCGGCATCCACCAGAGCGACTTCTGGAAGGAACTGGACGTCTCCTCGCGGAAGGGCAGTCGAATCGTCGAGTCGCTCGTCGAGAAGGAACTGGTCGACCGGGAGGAGACCGTCTACGAGGGACACAACACCTACTACATCTCGCCGACCGCCCGCGACCTGGATTTCACCCTGCTGATGGCCGGCGACATGCTCTCGCCGTTCATCGGCGAGGAGGAGGTCGACCCCAACAGCGACGCCTTCTCCCAGTGGATCATGAACCTCGCTTACGAGGAGTAA
- the gatA gene encoding Asp-tRNA(Asn)/Glu-tRNA(Gln) amidotransferase subunit GatA, translated as MSEDIFITEERIEGADDGPLAGRTVAVKDNISTEGVRTTCGSKMLEDYVPPYDATVVSRLKEAGATIVGKANMDEFGMGTTTETSYFGATDNPAAPGHVPGGSSGGSAAAVAAGEADLALGSDTGGSVRCPAAFCGVVGIKPTYGLVSRYGLVAYGNSLEQIGPFGETVEDAAELLDVIAGSDERDATTREAPLEDSERYADAATGDVDGLSIGVPTELLEGADEGVVETFWDAIADLEDRGAEYHEVSLPSVEHAVEAYYVIAMSEASSNLARFDGVRYGQSGGYDGNWNETFAKAREEGFGDEVKRRILLGTYALSAGYHDKYYKKAQDARAWVKQDFDDALAEADVLASPTMPVPPFELGESLEDPLQLYLADANTVPVNLADLPAISVPAGETDGLPVGLQLIGPAFGERRLIRAASALA; from the coding sequence ATGTCCGAGGACATTTTCATCACCGAGGAGCGGATCGAGGGGGCCGACGACGGCCCGCTCGCCGGTCGGACGGTCGCCGTCAAGGACAACATCTCGACCGAGGGGGTCCGGACGACCTGCGGCTCGAAGATGCTCGAGGACTACGTCCCGCCCTACGACGCGACGGTCGTCTCGCGGCTGAAGGAGGCCGGCGCGACCATCGTCGGCAAGGCCAACATGGACGAGTTCGGCATGGGGACGACCACCGAGACCTCCTACTTCGGTGCGACGGACAACCCTGCCGCGCCGGGCCACGTTCCCGGGGGCTCCTCGGGAGGCTCCGCGGCCGCCGTCGCCGCCGGCGAGGCCGACCTCGCGCTGGGGTCGGACACCGGCGGCTCGGTTCGCTGTCCCGCGGCCTTCTGTGGCGTCGTCGGCATCAAGCCGACCTACGGCCTCGTCTCGCGGTACGGCCTCGTCGCCTACGGCAACAGCTTGGAGCAGATCGGCCCCTTCGGCGAGACCGTCGAGGACGCCGCCGAACTGCTTGACGTGATCGCCGGCAGCGACGAGCGCGATGCGACGACACGCGAGGCGCCACTGGAAGACAGCGAGCGCTACGCCGACGCCGCGACCGGCGACGTCGACGGGCTCTCGATCGGCGTTCCGACGGAACTGCTCGAGGGGGCCGACGAGGGGGTCGTCGAGACGTTCTGGGACGCCATCGCCGACTTGGAGGACCGCGGCGCGGAGTACCACGAGGTCTCCCTGCCGTCCGTCGAACACGCCGTCGAGGCCTACTACGTGATCGCGATGTCGGAAGCCTCGTCGAACCTCGCGCGGTTCGACGGCGTCCGCTACGGGCAGTCGGGCGGCTACGACGGCAACTGGAACGAGACCTTCGCGAAAGCGCGCGAGGAGGGGTTCGGCGACGAGGTCAAACGGCGGATTCTGCTGGGAACCTACGCACTCTCCGCCGGCTACCACGACAAGTACTACAAGAAGGCCCAGGACGCCCGCGCGTGGGTCAAACAGGACTTCGACGACGCCCTCGCGGAGGCGGACGTCCTCGCCAGCCCGACGATGCCGGTGCCGCCGTTCGAACTCGGCGAGAGCCTCGAGGATCCGCTGCAGTTGTATCTCGCCGACGCGAACACCGTGCCGGTGAACCTCGCTGACCTGCCCGCGATTTCGGTGCCGGCCGGCGAAACGGACGGGCTCCCCGTCGGCCTCCAACTGATCGGCCCCGCATTCGGCGAACGGCGGCTGATCCGGGCGGCGAGCGCGCTCGCCTGA
- the gatC gene encoding Asp-tRNA(Asn)/Glu-tRNA(Gln) amidotransferase subunit GatC — MSDDAVSPEEVRHVAELARVDLDDEEVDRFTGQFADILEYFETLDEVPAVDRDADLANVMRPDEERESLSSEDALRNASETEDGYFKGPNVS; from the coding sequence ATGAGCGACGACGCCGTCAGTCCCGAGGAGGTCCGCCACGTCGCGGAGCTGGCCCGCGTCGACCTCGACGACGAAGAGGTCGACCGGTTCACCGGGCAGTTCGCGGACATCCTCGAGTACTTCGAGACCCTAGACGAGGTGCCGGCAGTCGATCGGGACGCCGATCTCGCGAACGTGATGCGGCCCGACGAGGAACGCGAATCGCTCTCGAGCGAGGACGCGCTCCGGAACGCGTCGGAAACCGAGGACGGCTACTTCAAGGGGCCCAACGTCTCGTAA
- a CDS encoding transcription initiation factor IIB produces the protein MTDSPIRTRSDEPRQTESETSTETADEQEHCPECGGRLVSDDGRAETVCTDCSLVVEEDEIDRGPEWRAFDAAEKDEKSRVGAPTTNMMHDQGLSTNIGWQDKDAYGRSLSSRQREKMQRLRTWNERFRTRNSKERNLKQALGEIDRMASALGLPDTVRETSSVIYRRALEEDLLPGRSIEGVATASLYAAARQAGTPRSLDEISAVSRVEKAEIARTYRYVVRELGLEVQPADPESYVPRFASDLDLADETERRAHDLLSTAKERGVHSGKSPVGLAAAAVYAAALLTNEKVTQNDVSDVASISEVTIRNRYKELLEADGGAPA, from the coding sequence ATGACAGACTCACCCATCCGAACGCGAAGCGACGAGCCCCGCCAAACCGAGTCCGAGACATCGACCGAGACCGCCGACGAGCAGGAACACTGCCCCGAGTGTGGCGGCCGACTGGTTTCCGACGACGGACGTGCCGAGACGGTCTGTACGGACTGTAGCCTCGTCGTCGAGGAAGACGAGATCGACCGCGGCCCCGAATGGCGTGCGTTCGACGCCGCCGAGAAAGACGAGAAGTCCCGCGTCGGCGCGCCGACGACCAACATGATGCACGACCAGGGGCTCTCGACCAACATCGGCTGGCAGGACAAAGACGCCTACGGCCGCTCGCTCTCGAGTCGCCAACGCGAGAAGATGCAGCGCCTGCGTACCTGGAACGAGCGCTTTCGCACCCGTAACTCCAAGGAGCGCAACCTCAAGCAGGCGCTGGGCGAGATCGACCGGATGGCCAGCGCGCTCGGTCTCCCCGACACCGTCCGCGAAACGTCGAGCGTGATCTATCGGCGTGCCCTCGAGGAGGACCTGCTGCCGGGTCGCTCGATCGAAGGCGTCGCGACCGCGTCGCTGTACGCCGCCGCCCGACAGGCCGGCACCCCTCGCAGTCTCGACGAGATTTCGGCGGTCAGCCGCGTCGAGAAAGCCGAAATCGCCCGCACATACCGGTACGTCGTCCGGGAACTCGGCCTCGAGGTCCAGCCGGCCGATCCCGAGAGCTACGTCCCCCGGTTCGCCAGCGATCTCGATCTCGCCGACGAGACCGAACGCCGCGCTCACGACCTCCTGTCGACGGCCAAGGAACGCGGCGTCCACAGCGGCAAGTCTCCGGTCGGCCTCGCCGCGGCCGCCGTCTACGCCGCCGCCCTCCTGACCAACGAGAAAGTCACCCAAAACGACGTCAGCGACGTCGCCAGCATCTCCGAGGTCACCATCCGCAACCGCTACAAGGAACTGCTCGAGGCCGACGGCGGCGCGCCGGCCTGA
- the nirK gene encoding copper-containing nitrite reductase, giving the protein MQAIGATGALAVAGCLGGDTQTDSGNGDQSAAEDEGLAAAKAVDVDRIARDPTDIPDPVDWNEPREHDVTIRTERVTAEIEPGVTFDYMTFEGQVPGPMLRVRRGDRVNLTFDVPDDLNVAAHNMDFHAVYGPGGGADATTIAPGDDPTQISFTADYAGVFIYHCAIPNMDQHISAGMFGSILVEPEDGLPEVDNEYYLGQHEIYTDGDLGEEGHHGFDFDAMLKEEPTYVVFNGQAYGFTPDGGVPMEANTGETARVYFANGGPNLLSSWHAIGNVWSRFYRDGDLLTDPDRNVETAPVAPGTTAAAEMEFPVPGPVKIVDHALTRAARRGALGVVDVSGEPTRDIYDEDP; this is encoded by the coding sequence ATGCAGGCGATCGGAGCGACCGGCGCGTTGGCAGTCGCCGGCTGCCTCGGTGGCGACACCCAGACCGACAGCGGGAACGGCGACCAGTCGGCGGCTGAGGACGAGGGGCTGGCGGCAGCCAAAGCCGTCGACGTCGACCGCATCGCGCGGGACCCGACGGACATTCCGGACCCGGTTGACTGGAACGAGCCCCGCGAACACGACGTCACGATCCGGACCGAGCGGGTCACGGCCGAGATCGAGCCCGGGGTCACCTTCGACTACATGACCTTCGAGGGGCAGGTTCCCGGGCCGATGCTCCGAGTGCGCCGCGGCGACCGGGTGAATCTGACCTTCGACGTGCCGGATGACCTGAACGTGGCCGCCCACAACATGGACTTCCACGCGGTCTACGGCCCCGGCGGCGGTGCCGACGCGACCACGATCGCGCCCGGCGATGATCCCACCCAGATCAGCTTCACCGCCGACTACGCGGGCGTGTTCATCTATCACTGCGCGATCCCGAACATGGACCAGCACATCAGCGCGGGCATGTTCGGCTCGATCCTCGTCGAGCCCGAGGACGGTCTGCCCGAGGTCGACAACGAGTACTACCTCGGCCAGCACGAGATCTACACGGACGGCGACCTCGGCGAGGAAGGCCACCACGGCTTCGACTTCGATGCGATGCTCAAAGAGGAGCCGACCTACGTCGTCTTCAATGGCCAGGCCTACGGCTTCACTCCCGACGGCGGCGTTCCCATGGAGGCCAACACCGGCGAGACCGCCCGGGTGTACTTCGCCAACGGCGGCCCGAACCTGCTGAGTTCCTGGCACGCCATCGGCAACGTCTGGAGTCGCTTCTACCGCGACGGCGACCTCCTGACCGACCCCGATCGCAACGTCGAAACCGCGCCCGTCGCACCCGGGACGACGGCTGCGGCCGAAATGGAGTTCCCGGTGCCGGGACCGGTCAAGATCGTCGACCACGCCCTGACTCGTGCCGCCCGCCGCGGCGCACTCGGCGTCGTCGACGTCAGTGGCGAGCCTACCCGCGACATCTACGACGAGGACCCGTGA
- a CDS encoding alpha/beta fold hydrolase: MEPHGRASDGVLEATVSSVELDSSRRTVNGVDLHVVAAGDESAPLVVLLHGFPEFWYGWRRVIGPLVDAGYRVVVPDQRGYNRSEKPDGVGSYRLTELTRDVVELIGTEDRERAAVVGHDWGGMVAWSVAAHHPEVVDRLTIVNVPHPTAYRRQLLSNPAQLRRSWYALWFQVPWLPERVARYDDYRVLERALRGTAAPGTFRDDELARYRRAWDREGALTAMLNWYRAAARYPPRSPTEPIEPPTLVVWGEDDDALVPSLAVDSTMLCADGRLELLPETSHWVPHEAPTRLTDEILAHLAA, translated from the coding sequence ATGGAGCCACACGGACGCGCTTCGGACGGAGTACTCGAGGCGACCGTTTCGTCGGTCGAACTGGACTCGAGTCGCCGAACGGTCAACGGGGTCGACCTGCACGTCGTCGCCGCCGGTGACGAGTCGGCGCCGCTGGTGGTCTTGCTCCACGGGTTTCCCGAGTTCTGGTACGGCTGGCGGCGGGTCATCGGGCCGCTCGTCGATGCCGGCTATCGGGTCGTCGTGCCCGATCAGCGCGGGTACAACCGAAGCGAGAAACCCGACGGCGTTGGTTCGTACCGTCTCACTGAACTGACGCGGGACGTGGTCGAACTGATCGGGACCGAGGATCGCGAACGCGCGGCCGTCGTCGGCCACGACTGGGGCGGCATGGTCGCCTGGTCGGTCGCAGCCCACCACCCCGAGGTCGTCGACCGACTGACCATCGTGAACGTCCCACACCCGACCGCGTACCGCCGCCAACTCCTGTCGAATCCGGCGCAGCTACGCCGGAGCTGGTACGCCCTCTGGTTCCAGGTGCCGTGGCTTCCCGAACGCGTCGCCCGCTACGACGACTACCGCGTTCTCGAGCGGGCCCTTCGTGGGACGGCCGCCCCGGGAACGTTCCGCGATGACGAACTGGCTCGCTATCGCCGCGCCTGGGACCGAGAGGGGGCGCTGACGGCGATGCTGAACTGGTATCGAGCGGCCGCCCGGTATCCGCCTCGGTCCCCGACCGAGCCGATCGAGCCCCCGACGCTCGTCGTCTGGGGCGAGGACGACGACGCGCTCGTTCCCTCGCTGGCGGTCGACAGCACGATGCTGTGTGCCGACGGACGGCTCGAGTTGCTCCCGGAGACGAGCCACTGGGTGCCACACGAAGCGCCGACGCGGCTCACCGACGAAATCCTCGCACATCTGGCTGCTTGA
- a CDS encoding DUF3054 domain-containing protein — translation MIESRIQPQSVGRIVTEPFVLSVAVVDALVVVAFIGVGLFMHAMEPWTFPAYTLRTATPFVIGWAIAAPLLGAYRGRVLESFGRTLAVVAIAWIAATLIGGLIRSSSLFLGGAPPEFLLVNAVLGLGFILPWRLAVTAGHRWRAGRA, via the coding sequence ATGATCGAATCCCGCATACAGCCACAGTCGGTCGGTCGAATCGTCACCGAACCGTTCGTCCTGTCGGTAGCCGTCGTCGACGCGCTCGTCGTCGTGGCGTTCATCGGCGTCGGCCTGTTCATGCACGCGATGGAACCGTGGACGTTCCCGGCCTACACCCTTCGAACGGCGACCCCGTTCGTGATCGGCTGGGCGATCGCTGCGCCGCTTCTCGGGGCCTATCGGGGACGAGTCCTCGAGTCGTTCGGGCGCACCCTCGCAGTCGTCGCCATCGCGTGGATCGCCGCGACCCTGATCGGCGGTCTCATTCGCTCGTCGTCGCTGTTCCTCGGCGGCGCACCGCCCGAGTTCCTGCTGGTCAACGCCGTCCTCGGGCTCGGTTTTATCCTCCCGTGGCGGCTGGCGGTGACGGCCGGCCACCGCTGGCGGGCAGGCCGCGCGTGA
- a CDS encoding heavy metal translocating P-type ATPase encodes MSSCSLCGLPIPDEPVTAADLEGTFCCRGCLEVSATLDDVDGLEREAVVDRARESTDREVPAGAAETFLAVDGMHCSTCEGFVSLLGEDEPGILTVEASYATDTARVVYDPERLERADLPERLSGYGYEARFRDGDGGRRDETELIQRLLVGGFLAMLIMPWYLFYLYPSYVGIETGILSVDATSPVGIYLPMAIIGLLTTGVLCYTGYPVLRGAYVSLRVGQPNMDLLIAVAAVSAYAYSTVALATGSTHLYYDVTVAVIMIVSLGTYYERRIKRRATDLLADVTAAQVREATRRLPDGGGTETVPVDRLAAGDELLVKPGERIPVDGIVREGTAAVDESVLTGESLPVTKEPGDRVVGGAIVTDSALVLEVGEDAESTLDRIATLMWEIQSATPGVQRLADRLATVFVPLVVTVAVLVTAWRLATGTPVGDAVLTGLTVLVVSCPCAMGLATPLAVASGLRDALERGIVVANATLFESASAAETVVFDKTGTLTAGEMSVREVHGEDSAITFAAAVERRSEHPVAGAIVAHATAEASENEGTGIDDPVASDGGTVDAAAAGDLPPRDHDLAVTDFERHPGEGVSATVGLEASDRPAPEERASEPSGTSRRRVVVGTPDLVERLVGPIPAALEAAIDEARAGGDLPTVVGYDGRARAVAVVGDRRRAEWREVLESVADREVIVLTGDDEAATATFRDHPAVDRVFAGVPPDGKVETVRRLADEGTTAMVGDGTNDAPALAAADVGIALDSGTARATDAADAVVTGSDLRAVPAVFDLAAGTRRRIRENVCWALLYNAVAIPLAAAGLLNPLFAAVAMATSSAIVVVNSSRPVLSDDR; translated from the coding sequence ATGAGTTCCTGCTCGCTCTGCGGGCTGCCGATCCCCGACGAACCGGTGACCGCGGCCGACCTCGAGGGGACGTTCTGCTGTCGTGGCTGTCTCGAGGTGAGCGCGACCCTCGACGACGTCGATGGACTCGAGCGCGAGGCAGTAGTCGATCGCGCGCGGGAGTCGACCGACCGCGAGGTGCCGGCGGGGGCCGCGGAGACGTTTCTGGCGGTCGACGGGATGCACTGCTCGACCTGCGAGGGGTTCGTCTCGCTGCTGGGCGAGGACGAGCCGGGTATCCTGACCGTCGAGGCGAGCTACGCGACCGACACCGCCCGGGTCGTCTACGATCCCGAGCGGCTCGAACGGGCCGATCTCCCCGAGCGGCTCTCGGGCTACGGCTACGAGGCGCGGTTCCGCGACGGCGACGGCGGCCGGCGAGACGAGACGGAACTGATCCAGCGGCTGCTGGTCGGCGGCTTTCTCGCGATGTTGATCATGCCGTGGTACCTGTTCTATCTCTATCCGAGCTACGTCGGTATCGAGACGGGGATTCTCTCGGTCGACGCGACCTCACCGGTCGGAATCTACCTGCCGATGGCGATAATCGGGCTGTTGACGACCGGCGTCCTGTGCTATACCGGCTACCCCGTCCTGCGGGGCGCGTACGTCAGCCTGCGGGTCGGCCAGCCGAACATGGACCTGCTGATCGCCGTCGCTGCCGTCTCGGCCTACGCCTACAGCACGGTCGCGCTGGCGACGGGCAGTACCCACCTCTACTACGACGTGACCGTCGCCGTGATCATGATCGTCTCGCTTGGCACCTACTACGAACGCCGGATCAAGCGCCGGGCCACCGATCTGCTTGCGGACGTGACCGCCGCGCAGGTCCGGGAAGCAACACGCCGGCTTCCGGATGGGGGCGGGACCGAAACGGTCCCCGTCGATCGGCTCGCGGCCGGCGACGAACTGCTCGTCAAACCGGGCGAGCGGATTCCGGTCGACGGGATCGTCCGTGAGGGGACGGCGGCGGTCGACGAGTCGGTCCTCACGGGGGAGTCCCTGCCGGTCACCAAGGAGCCTGGCGACCGGGTCGTCGGCGGCGCGATCGTGACCGACAGCGCGCTCGTCCTCGAGGTCGGCGAGGACGCTGAGAGTACGCTCGACCGGATCGCGACGCTCATGTGGGAGATCCAGAGCGCGACCCCGGGCGTCCAGCGGCTGGCCGACCGGCTCGCGACGGTCTTCGTCCCTCTCGTCGTGACCGTCGCAGTCCTCGTCACGGCCTGGCGGCTCGCGACGGGGACGCCCGTCGGCGACGCCGTGTTGACGGGGCTGACGGTACTCGTCGTCTCCTGTCCCTGTGCCATGGGGCTGGCGACGCCGCTGGCGGTCGCGTCCGGACTGCGCGACGCCTTAGAGCGCGGGATCGTCGTCGCGAACGCGACCCTGTTCGAATCGGCGTCGGCCGCCGAGACGGTCGTCTTCGACAAGACCGGCACGCTGACCGCCGGCGAAATGTCGGTCCGTGAGGTCCACGGCGAGGACTCGGCGATCACGTTCGCCGCGGCCGTCGAACGCCGCTCCGAACATCCGGTTGCGGGCGCTATCGTCGCCCACGCTACGGCCGAGGCGTCCGAAAACGAGGGCACGGGCATCGACGACCCGGTCGCGTCCGACGGGGGCACCGTCGACGCCGCGGCGGCCGGTGACTTGCCACCTCGCGATCACGACCTCGCGGTGACCGACTTCGAGCGACACCCCGGCGAGGGAGTGAGTGCGACGGTCGGTCTCGAGGCGTCCGATCGGCCCGCGCCCGAGGAGCGGGCGTCCGAGCCGTCGGGCACGTCCCGTCGCCGCGTCGTGGTGGGGACGCCCGACCTCGTCGAGCGGCTGGTCGGTCCGATCCCGGCGGCACTCGAGGCGGCGATCGACGAGGCGCGAGCCGGCGGCGACCTTCCCACGGTCGTCGGCTACGACGGGCGGGCGCGGGCCGTCGCGGTCGTCGGGGACCGCCGACGGGCGGAGTGGCGCGAGGTCCTCGAGTCGGTCGCCGACCGCGAGGTGATCGTCCTGACGGGCGACGACGAAGCCGCGACGGCGACGTTCCGCGACCATCCGGCGGTCGATCGGGTCTTCGCGGGCGTCCCGCCGGACGGCAAAGTCGAGACCGTCCGGCGGCTCGCCGACGAGGGGACCACCGCGATGGTCGGCGACGGAACCAACGACGCACCCGCACTGGCGGCTGCGGACGTCGGGATCGCCCTCGACAGCGGGACCGCTCGCGCGACCGACGCCGCCGACGCCGTCGTGACCGGGAGCGATCTCCGCGCCGTCCCCGCCGTGTTCGATCTCGCAGCGGGCACACGACGGCGCATTCGCGAGAACGTCTGCTGGGCACTGCTGTACAACGCGGTCGCGATCCCACTGGCCGCAGCGGGATTGCTCAACCCGCTGTTTGCCGCCGTCGCGATGGCGACCAGCAGCGCAATCGTCGTCGTCAACTCCTCGCGGCCGGTGCTGTCGGACGATCGGTGA